In Schistosoma mansoni, WGS project CABG00000000 data, supercontig 0163, strain Puerto Rico, whole genome shotgun sequence, one DNA window encodes the following:
- a CDS encoding XP_018646766.1, translating to MLVYLVVSLTLKFFNCQHVCDEIGLLEEGKVVFQDDSRAYVSYQSGSNIHIQSQYYHYSQIIRVDQSSPIVDCKFEKFVPPDVS from the coding sequence ATGCTCGTCTATTTGGTCGTCAGCCTGACTTTGAAGTTCTTCAATTGTCAACATGTTTGTGACGAAATTGGTTTGCTTGAAGAAGGAAAAGTAGTGTTTCAAGATGATTCACGTGCATATGTAAGTTATCAGTCAGGTTCCAACATACACATTCAGTCTCAGTATTATCATTACTCCCAGATTATTCGCGTAGATCAATCGTCTCCAATTGTTGATTGCAAATTTGAAAAATTCGTTCCTCCTGATGTGAGTTAA